Proteins encoded together in one Dechloromonas sp. HYN0024 window:
- a CDS encoding heavy metal response regulator transcription factor, with translation MKILIVEDETKTGDYLKQGLGEAGFSADLVRNGFDGMHEGLSGDYDLLILDVNLPGLDGWQVLKALRAAGREMPVLFLTARDQVEDRVKGLELGADDYLVKPFAFSELLARVRTLLRRGRTREAEGLGLADLELDVMKRRATRAGQRIDLTAKEFALLELFLRRQGEVLARSFIASQVWDMNFDSDTNVVEVAIRRLRAKIDDDFSPKLIHTLRGMGYVMEIR, from the coding sequence ATGAAGATTCTCATTGTCGAAGACGAGACCAAGACCGGCGACTACCTCAAGCAGGGCCTCGGTGAGGCCGGTTTTTCTGCCGACCTCGTCCGCAACGGGTTTGATGGGATGCATGAGGGGCTATCCGGCGATTACGATTTGCTCATTCTCGACGTCAATTTGCCGGGGCTGGATGGCTGGCAAGTGCTCAAGGCCCTGCGTGCCGCCGGGCGCGAGATGCCCGTCCTGTTCCTGACGGCACGCGATCAGGTCGAGGACCGGGTCAAGGGGCTGGAGCTGGGGGCCGACGACTATCTGGTCAAGCCATTCGCTTTCTCGGAACTGCTCGCCCGTGTCCGTACCTTGCTGCGTCGAGGGCGGACCAGGGAAGCCGAAGGTCTGGGTCTGGCCGATCTTGAACTCGATGTCATGAAGCGTCGGGCGACCCGGGCCGGTCAGCGTATCGACCTGACGGCCAAGGAATTTGCTCTGCTCGAACTTTTTTTGCGGCGGCAGGGCGAGGTACTGGCGCGCAGTTTCATCGCATCCCAGGTCTGGGACATGAATTTCGATTCCGATACCAATGTCGTCGAAGTCGCGATACGTCGACTGCGGGCCAAGATTGATGACGATTTCTCACCGAAGCTGATCCATACCCTGCGCGGCATGGGCTACGTCATGGAAATCCGCTGA
- a CDS encoding EAL domain-containing protein: MTSTNDQVKFLPSHWRVGGSVVLALLLAVQTWLYLRSESVSTAQHFSYTQNLRDLRELDAEIDGELLANRLELTRNYDALTDFVQRAVVTSGMTLATPSYLSVDDKATVLSAAQNVQAIYQQKAELIDGFKRNNAVLRNSMAFFPVAAGAFLDGDDARLPAHHRLVDQYVRVVLVYARAPSEPARQRIAEARARVAAVSFEAAARSKVHNLLRHGDVITQRLSTLDQLMQGIFALHSNEQVDKLNRDYGAGHARALADAGRYRMATYALDIFLVAYLALAFFGLDRARRSLEVAHREISDRYSAQLAAEKKLKLHATAFNSAHDGITLTDAQGAIVDINPAFSRITGFERSEVIGRNPRVLKSGRHDPDFYAAMWRSIKETGSWSGEIWNRNKYGEVYPELLSISAVHDEAGQLTNYVAVFADIRRIKDQERQLKQMAYYDLLTELPNRALLADRVVQAIAQARRSQTMIAICYLDLDGFKPVNDIWGHDAGDKVLVEIANRLKDALRGGDTVARLGGDEFVLLLLGLTNPQECDEAMLRLLNRIAQPMSFLPEPVSLSASIGVTLFPGDDADPDTLLRHADQAMYQAKQAGKNRHHIFDAEQDRFARSRYDRVDRIRQALEDQEFLLYYQPKVNMRLGTVIGAEALIRWNHPERGIVPPAEFLPLIEDDELIKLVGDWVIETALTQMEIWRAEGLNLPVSVNVAGKQLQSPAFVEKLKVALFLHPDVAHQLELEVLETAALEDVVKSARVIDECRAMGVHFALDDFGTGYSSLTYLKRLPAETIKIDQSFVREILSDWNNLVIVQGVIGLANAFQRQVIAEGVETVDHGRLLMQLNCDQAQGYGIAKPMPAELMVDWVRDWRGDPLWAQFGRLTWEDADYPLLIAEVDHRNWVAQLVYAIKEGQPAPHASLDDAQRCRFGQWYHGHGKRRYGALPAYARIDPPHLLVHQIASRIDAHWRDGQMTAARALIPELLAARDATLTALSELQLACGVVRAGV; this comes from the coding sequence ATGACCTCGACCAATGACCAAGTGAAGTTTCTGCCGAGCCACTGGCGGGTGGGCGGTAGCGTCGTGCTGGCCTTGCTGCTCGCCGTTCAGACCTGGCTCTATCTGCGCTCCGAAAGCGTGTCGACGGCCCAGCATTTTTCCTACACGCAAAATCTCCGTGACCTGCGCGAACTTGATGCCGAAATCGATGGCGAACTGCTCGCCAACCGGCTCGAACTGACCCGCAACTATGATGCCCTGACCGATTTCGTACAGCGAGCCGTGGTCACCAGTGGGATGACCCTGGCTACCCCGAGCTACCTGTCGGTAGACGACAAAGCCACGGTATTAAGTGCCGCCCAGAATGTGCAGGCGATTTACCAGCAGAAAGCCGAATTGATCGACGGTTTCAAGCGAAATAATGCGGTTTTGCGCAACTCGATGGCGTTTTTCCCGGTGGCGGCGGGGGCTTTTCTCGATGGCGACGATGCCCGTCTGCCGGCGCATCACCGTCTTGTCGATCAGTATGTGCGGGTTGTGCTGGTCTATGCGCGCGCCCCCAGCGAGCCTGCCCGCCAGCGCATTGCCGAGGCGCGGGCACGCGTTGCGGCGGTTTCCTTCGAGGCGGCGGCACGCTCCAAAGTCCACAACTTGCTGCGCCACGGCGATGTCATCACCCAGCGCCTGTCGACGCTTGATCAACTGATGCAGGGTATCTTCGCCCTGCACAGCAACGAACAGGTCGACAAGCTCAACCGCGACTATGGGGCAGGTCATGCCCGCGCTCTGGCGGATGCAGGTCGCTACCGGATGGCGACTTATGCCCTGGATATTTTTCTTGTTGCTTACCTGGCCCTGGCGTTTTTCGGGCTTGACCGGGCCCGTCGTTCGCTCGAAGTGGCCCATCGCGAAATAAGTGACCGTTATTCAGCGCAACTGGCTGCAGAGAAGAAACTCAAACTCCACGCCACGGCGTTCAACAGCGCCCACGACGGGATTACGCTGACCGATGCACAAGGAGCCATCGTCGATATCAACCCGGCTTTTTCGCGGATTACGGGTTTTGAACGCAGTGAAGTGATTGGTCGCAATCCGCGCGTCCTCAAATCGGGTCGCCACGACCCGGATTTCTATGCGGCGATGTGGCGCAGTATCAAAGAGACGGGAAGCTGGAGCGGCGAGATCTGGAACCGCAACAAATACGGTGAGGTCTATCCCGAATTGCTGTCAATTTCGGCCGTGCATGATGAGGCCGGCCAGTTGACCAACTATGTGGCGGTGTTTGCCGACATCCGCCGGATCAAGGATCAGGAAAGGCAACTCAAGCAGATGGCCTACTACGATCTGCTGACCGAGTTGCCCAATCGGGCGCTACTGGCAGACCGGGTGGTGCAAGCCATTGCCCAGGCGCGACGGTCGCAGACGATGATCGCCATCTGCTATCTGGACCTTGACGGTTTCAAGCCGGTCAATGATATCTGGGGGCACGATGCCGGCGACAAGGTTCTGGTCGAGATCGCCAATCGCCTCAAGGACGCGCTGCGCGGCGGCGATACGGTGGCCCGCCTGGGCGGCGACGAATTCGTGTTGTTGCTGCTCGGGCTGACCAATCCCCAGGAGTGTGACGAAGCGATGTTGCGCCTGCTCAACCGGATCGCCCAGCCGATGTCGTTTTTGCCTGAGCCGGTCAGCCTTTCGGCCAGCATTGGCGTGACCCTGTTTCCCGGTGACGACGCCGACCCGGATACCCTGCTGCGTCACGCCGACCAGGCGATGTATCAGGCAAAACAGGCCGGCAAGAACCGCCATCACATTTTTGATGCCGAACAGGATCGCTTTGCGCGTAGCCGCTACGACCGCGTGGACCGCATCCGCCAGGCACTTGAGGATCAAGAATTCCTGCTCTATTACCAGCCCAAGGTGAATATGCGTCTGGGCACGGTGATCGGCGCCGAAGCCCTGATCCGCTGGAACCATCCGGAGCGCGGCATTGTGCCGCCGGCCGAATTTTTGCCGCTGATCGAAGATGATGAATTGATCAAGCTGGTCGGCGACTGGGTCATTGAAACGGCATTGACGCAGATGGAAATCTGGCGTGCCGAAGGCCTGAACCTGCCGGTGAGCGTCAATGTTGCCGGTAAGCAGTTGCAGTCGCCCGCCTTTGTCGAAAAGCTCAAGGTCGCCCTTTTCCTGCATCCCGATGTTGCCCACCAGCTCGAACTGGAGGTGCTGGAAACCGCCGCCCTTGAGGATGTGGTCAAGAGCGCACGGGTGATCGACGAATGTCGCGCCATGGGCGTCCACTTTGCGCTGGACGATTTTGGGACTGGCTATTCGTCGCTCACCTATCTCAAGCGCCTGCCGGCAGAGACCATCAAGATCGATCAAAGCTTCGTGCGCGAAATCCTCAGCGACTGGAACAATCTGGTCATCGTGCAAGGCGTCATCGGACTGGCCAATGCGTTCCAGCGCCAGGTTATTGCCGAAGGCGTGGAAACCGTTGATCACGGGCGCTTGCTGATGCAACTCAATTGTGACCAGGCTCAGGGCTATGGCATCGCCAAGCCAATGCCGGCCGAGTTGATGGTCGATTGGGTCAGGGACTGGCGTGGCGATCCGCTCTGGGCGCAGTTTGGCCGATTGACCTGGGAGGATGCCGACTATCCGTTGCTAATTGCTGAAGTTGATCATCGCAACTGGGTGGCGCAGCTGGTCTATGCGATCAAGGAGGGCCAACCGGCCCCGCATGCCAGTCTGGATGATGCGCAGCGCTGCCGGTTTGGCCAGTGGTACCACGGACACGGCAAGCGCCGCTATGGTGCCCTGCCGGCTTATGCCCGAATTGACCCGCCGCATCTTCTGGTGCATCAAATCGCATCGCGGATCGACGCCCACTGGCGTGATGGACAGATGACGGCAGCACGTGCCCTGATTCCGGAATTGCTGGCGGCGCGAGACGCCACGCTCACCGCCCTGAGCGAACTGCAACTTGCCTGCGGTGTCGTCCGTGCCGGTGTTTGA
- a CDS encoding cytochrome-c peroxidase: MKKLILAFLAVLFAMLVLVLWFGNVKPPAADALLASPHATQLHGGDALLPLPPVPALPEEKVALGKRLFFDQRLSHDNSLACAGCHDLARGGSDRLPAAIGIAGARGSVNTPTVFNAALNFVQFWDGRASTLEEQAAGPVHNPLEMASSWAEVIPKLKLDSDYRRAFQQLYPEGMSGQSIVDAIATYERTLLTPNSPFDRFLRGEKSALSPRELDGYRHFLEYGCASCHQGVLIGGNMYQRFGVMGDYFRDRPVARLIPADLGRFNVTGREEDRHVFKVPSLRNVAVTAPYFHDGSADTLEKAVVIMGRYQLGRELSEIDVQAIVAFLRTLTGEWEGQRLQ; encoded by the coding sequence ATGAAAAAGTTGATACTGGCATTTTTGGCGGTTTTGTTTGCCATGCTGGTCTTGGTCTTGTGGTTTGGCAATGTCAAACCACCAGCCGCCGACGCGCTACTGGCCAGCCCCCACGCCACGCAATTGCATGGCGGTGATGCCCTATTGCCGCTGCCGCCGGTTCCGGCGTTGCCTGAAGAAAAAGTGGCCTTGGGCAAGCGGCTTTTTTTTGATCAGCGTCTGTCTCACGACAATAGCCTGGCATGTGCCGGTTGCCATGATCTTGCCCGAGGTGGCAGCGACCGCCTGCCTGCTGCGATTGGCATTGCTGGCGCACGCGGCAGTGTCAATACACCAACTGTCTTCAATGCCGCCCTGAATTTTGTCCAGTTCTGGGATGGTCGGGCATCCACCCTCGAAGAACAGGCGGCCGGGCCGGTGCACAACCCGCTTGAAATGGCCTCAAGTTGGGCCGAAGTCATCCCCAAGCTGAAACTCGATAGCGACTACCGGAGGGCGTTTCAGCAACTCTACCCGGAAGGCATGAGCGGTCAGTCGATCGTCGACGCCATTGCCACTTATGAGCGCACCCTGCTGACGCCGAACAGTCCATTTGACCGTTTTCTCCGTGGTGAAAAATCGGCTCTCAGCCCGCGTGAACTGGATGGTTATCGCCATTTTCTCGAGTATGGCTGCGCCAGTTGCCATCAGGGTGTCCTGATCGGCGGCAACATGTATCAACGCTTCGGCGTGATGGGCGACTATTTCAGGGATCGTCCCGTGGCCAGGCTGATTCCGGCCGATCTGGGGCGCTTCAATGTCACCGGCCGCGAGGAAGATCGCCATGTTTTCAAGGTGCCCAGTCTGCGCAATGTCGCCGTGACAGCCCCCTATTTTCATGATGGCTCGGCCGATACCCTTGAAAAAGCTGTGGTGATCATGGGGCGCTATCAGCTTGGCCGGGAATTGTCGGAGATTGATGTCCAGGCAATTGTCGCGTTTCTGCGAACGCTGACCGGCGAGTGGGAGGGGCAACGCCTCCAATGA
- a CDS encoding copper-binding protein, with product MRLLIALMISLSFPAFAQHEAHTGHVTATRGVPLTEGTVKKIDGTAGEIVIQHGQLDSIGMPPMTMAFGVADKSWLTKLKAGDKIRFAAEIKGGNAIVSRYEMAK from the coding sequence GTGCGCCTGCTAATCGCCCTCATGATCTCCCTCAGTTTCCCTGCTTTCGCCCAGCACGAGGCCCACACCGGCCATGTGACCGCCACCAGGGGCGTACCGCTGACCGAAGGCACGGTCAAAAAAATCGACGGCACCGCCGGTGAAATCGTCATCCAGCACGGCCAGCTCGACAGCATCGGCATGCCCCCGATGACCATGGCCTTCGGTGTCGCCGACAAGAGCTGGCTGACCAAGCTGAAAGCCGGTGACAAGATCCGCTTCGCGGCAGAAATCAAGGGCGGCAACGCCATCGTCAGCCGTTACGAAATGGCGAAATGA
- a CDS encoding TolC family protein codes for MKLALGAALLITLFAGTARAEPLPGASVESLLAAARQHSPDLRMVRLEAEAARERIAPAGALPDPVLRIELENVTRNGSQNATLDPTRTGDTKYTLMQPLPFWGKRDLRREVASAEATQADGRTADTWAEVASRIKGLYAQYWLTGQSLQLTRENIELSRRLEQIAQVRYAGGLAAQQDAIRAQLERSTMEAELVGMESEFHHLMVFINAMLARHADAALAEPTVLRPLPPRLDGTALNTRLLAANPQLAIEAARIGGAEKSRDLAYRNRYPDLTLGVAPMQVGNRIDAWSLMLEMSLPLQQGTRRSQERESERLLEAAAARQEALSHRLQGDLNAAISNLESARATEQITRTRLLPQAELTFKSALAGYENGKVDFATLLDAQRQIRNTRLALLRAQASQQMRLADIERLLGEDL; via the coding sequence ATGAAGCTCGCTCTCGGCGCCGCACTACTTATCACACTGTTCGCCGGCACTGCCCGGGCCGAACCACTGCCCGGTGCCAGCGTCGAATCGCTGCTCGCCGCGGCGCGCCAGCACAGCCCGGATCTCCGCATGGTCCGCCTGGAAGCCGAGGCAGCCCGCGAGCGCATCGCGCCAGCCGGCGCTCTGCCCGACCCGGTGCTACGCATCGAGCTGGAAAACGTCACCAGAAATGGCAGCCAGAACGCCACCCTCGATCCAACGCGGACGGGCGACACCAAGTACACCTTGATGCAGCCGCTACCCTTCTGGGGCAAGCGCGACCTCAGACGCGAGGTCGCCAGCGCCGAAGCGACCCAGGCCGACGGTCGGACTGCCGATACCTGGGCCGAGGTCGCCAGCCGCATCAAGGGGCTATACGCGCAATACTGGCTGACCGGCCAGTCGCTGCAACTGACCCGAGAGAACATCGAACTGAGCCGCCGGCTCGAACAGATCGCCCAGGTCCGCTATGCCGGCGGCCTTGCCGCGCAGCAGGACGCCATCCGCGCTCAGCTTGAACGCAGCACGATGGAGGCCGAACTGGTCGGCATGGAAAGCGAATTCCATCACCTTATGGTCTTCATCAACGCCATGCTGGCCCGCCATGCCGATGCCGCCCTGGCCGAACCGACCGTGCTCCGTCCCCTTCCCCCCCGCCTTGATGGTACCGCCCTGAATACCCGGCTGCTCGCCGCCAACCCGCAACTGGCGATCGAAGCCGCCCGTATCGGCGGTGCCGAAAAAAGCCGCGACCTGGCTTACCGTAACCGCTACCCTGACCTGACGCTGGGCGTTGCGCCAATGCAGGTCGGCAACCGCATCGATGCCTGGAGCCTTATGCTGGAAATGAGCCTGCCCCTGCAACAGGGCACCCGGCGCAGCCAGGAGCGCGAAAGCGAACGCCTGCTCGAAGCCGCCGCTGCCCGTCAGGAAGCCCTCAGCCACCGCCTGCAGGGCGATCTCAATGCCGCCATCAGCAACCTTGAAAGCGCCCGGGCGACCGAACAGATCACCCGAACCCGCCTGCTGCCGCAGGCCGAACTGACTTTCAAGTCGGCGCTGGCCGGCTACGAGAACGGCAAGGTTGATTTCGCCACCCTGCTCGACGCCCAGCGCCAGATCCGCAATACCCGCCTCGCGCTATTGCGCGCCCAGGCCAGCCAGCAAATGCGCCTGGCCGACATCGAACGCCTGCTCGGAGAAGACCTGTGA
- a CDS encoding efflux RND transporter periplasmic adaptor subunit yields MKAGPTLIALTVALAVGSFAGYRATQPSADAIAQNPAAPAKPAKKLMYYRNPMGLPDTSPTPKKDPMGMDYLPVYEGDDDSAGDSGLKISAEKIQKMGVKAEPAKVQMLDKTVRASGRVDIDESRSYTVTAKFEGYIERLHVNTTGQPVGRGQPLFEVYSPELVSAQREYAIAAQGVGKLNDAGDDAQTAMKQLADASLQRLKNWDISDEQIKALAQTGNAKRTLTFRAPVTGIVTEKKAIQGMRFMPGDALYQIADVSSVWVQADVFEQDIGAVSIGQKANIRINAYPGDVFTGRIAYVYPTLKAETRTVSVRIELANPKGKLKPAMFAEVDIPVAGQKQVVTVPNSAVIDSGNKQVVIVQLGEGRFEPRLVKLGQRGNEFVQVLDGVREGEMVVSSANFLIDAESNLKAALGGMQKADAASAGKPAAVGHKAVGVLNAVDAASGNVTITHEPVASLKWPAMKMDFMLANPSLISGVKPGAAIAFEFVERGAGEWVITSVAKR; encoded by the coding sequence GTGAAAGCCGGCCCCACCCTGATTGCCCTGACCGTGGCCCTTGCCGTCGGCAGTTTTGCCGGTTACCGCGCGACTCAACCAAGCGCCGATGCCATCGCCCAAAATCCGGCCGCCCCGGCCAAGCCGGCCAAAAAGCTGATGTACTACCGTAACCCGATGGGCCTGCCCGACACGTCGCCAACGCCCAAAAAAGACCCGATGGGCATGGACTACCTGCCCGTATATGAAGGTGATGACGATTCGGCCGGCGACAGCGGCCTGAAAATCAGTGCCGAAAAAATCCAGAAAATGGGTGTGAAAGCCGAACCGGCCAAAGTCCAGATGCTCGACAAGACAGTACGCGCCAGCGGCCGGGTAGACATCGACGAGAGCCGGAGCTACACGGTAACCGCCAAGTTCGAAGGCTACATCGAGCGCCTGCACGTCAATACCACCGGCCAGCCGGTTGGTCGCGGCCAGCCACTGTTCGAGGTATACAGCCCGGAACTCGTCTCGGCCCAGCGCGAATACGCCATTGCCGCGCAAGGCGTCGGCAAGCTCAATGACGCCGGCGACGACGCACAGACGGCAATGAAACAACTGGCCGACGCCAGCCTGCAGCGCCTCAAGAACTGGGACATTTCCGACGAGCAGATCAAGGCTCTGGCCCAGACTGGCAATGCCAAACGCACCCTGACCTTCCGCGCCCCGGTGACCGGTATCGTTACCGAGAAGAAGGCCATCCAGGGGATGCGCTTCATGCCCGGCGATGCGCTCTACCAGATCGCCGATGTCTCCAGCGTCTGGGTTCAGGCCGATGTCTTCGAACAGGACATAGGGGCTGTAAGTATCGGCCAGAAGGCCAACATCAGGATCAACGCCTACCCCGGCGACGTTTTCACCGGCCGCATCGCCTACGTCTACCCGACGCTCAAGGCCGAAACGCGGACAGTATCGGTACGCATTGAACTGGCCAACCCGAAAGGCAAACTAAAACCGGCCATGTTCGCCGAAGTCGACATCCCGGTGGCCGGCCAGAAGCAGGTCGTCACCGTACCCAATTCGGCGGTCATCGACAGCGGCAACAAGCAGGTGGTCATCGTCCAGCTTGGCGAAGGCCGCTTCGAGCCGCGGCTGGTAAAACTCGGCCAGCGCGGCAACGAATTCGTGCAGGTACTGGACGGGGTGCGCGAAGGCGAAATGGTCGTTTCCTCGGCCAACTTCCTGATTGATGCAGAAAGCAACCTCAAAGCGGCGCTCGGCGGGATGCAGAAGGCAGACGCTGCATCTGCCGGCAAGCCGGCAGCCGTTGGGCACAAGGCGGTTGGGGTGTTGAATGCGGTGGATGCCGCCTCAGGGAACGTGACGATTACGCACGAGCCGGTGGCGAGCTTGAAGTGGCCAGCGATGAAGATGGATTTTATGCTGGCGAATCCTTCGCTGATTTCGGGCGTGAAGCCAGGGGCAGCGATTGCCTTTGAGTTTGTTGAGCGGGGGGCTGGGGAGTGGGTGATTACCTCGGTTGCTAAGCGATGA
- a CDS encoding efflux RND transporter permease subunit — protein MLNALITWSAKNRFLVLLATLFITLAGIWSVMKTPLDAIPDLSDVQVILYTEFPGQAPQVVEDQVTYPLTTALLSVPKSKVVRGFSFFGASFVYVIFEDGTDIYWARSRVLEYVNSVSGKLPKGVSPTLGPDATGVGWVFQYAVLAKNKTLPELRTLQDWYLRYQLAKAPGVAEVASIGGFVQQYQVTVDPIKLRSYGIPLMRVAEVIRNSNRDVGGRTLEMAETEYMVRGRGYLRGKDDIANLVLKAQNGTPVRVADIGRVELVADERRGITELNGEGEVVSGIAMARYGQNALEVIGNLKAKVAEISAGLPEGVSIQTVYDRSELIERAIATLKRTLAEESLIVALVCIVFLLHLRSALVAIIMLPVGILAAFIGMRALGINSNIMSLGGIAIAVGAMIDAAIVMIENAHKHLERLQPGESRSDAMIAACKEVGPALFFSLLIITVSFLPVFTLEAQEGRLFAPLAWTKTFAMAAAAFLSVTLVPVLMLLFIRGDIKPEAENPVNRALIRVYRPTIAGVMRWKKTTILAAVLAMVLTLIPASRLGSEFMPTLNEGTLFYMPTTLPGLSVTKAAELLQTQDKIIKSLPEVASVFGKAGRAQTATDPAPMEMFETVINLKPESEWRAGMTTDKLIAELDRALQFPGVANSWTMPIKARIDMLSTGIRTPIGIKVFGTDLVEMERLAKEIETVVKAVPGTSSAFAERITGGFYLDIVPDRGALARYGLSVGEVMDVVGTALGGEMVTTTVEGRERFGVTVRYPRDLRSDPQAIAREVLVPVPAEMGAPATMVPLGQLADVKISTGAPAIRTENALLSAYIYVDIRDRDIGSYVADARQAVNQKVKFTPGTYVTWSGQFEYMERAIAKLKIVVPVTLLIIFLLLYLNFRRITETLIVMLSVPFALVGGIWLMWILGYNLSVAAAIGFIALAGVAAETGVIMLIYLDHAWTAIQQKCASEGRQPQATDLYAAVMEGAVERVRPKMMTVTAIMAGLLPILWGTGTGSEVMSRIAAPMVGGMISSTVLTLAVIPAIYALLKQRQQGLTTA, from the coding sequence ATGCTTAACGCCCTCATCACCTGGTCGGCCAAAAACCGTTTCCTCGTTCTCCTCGCTACCCTCTTCATCACCCTCGCCGGCATCTGGTCGGTCATGAAGACGCCGCTCGACGCTATCCCCGATCTTTCCGACGTCCAGGTCATCCTGTACACCGAATTCCCCGGCCAGGCCCCGCAGGTGGTCGAGGACCAAGTCACTTACCCGCTCACCACCGCCCTCCTCTCAGTACCGAAATCCAAGGTCGTGCGCGGCTTCTCCTTCTTCGGCGCTTCCTTCGTCTACGTCATTTTCGAGGATGGAACCGATATCTACTGGGCCCGCTCACGCGTGCTGGAGTACGTCAATTCGGTGTCGGGGAAGCTGCCCAAGGGGGTCAGTCCGACGCTGGGCCCGGATGCCACCGGGGTCGGCTGGGTGTTCCAGTACGCCGTGCTGGCCAAGAACAAGACGCTGCCCGAATTGCGCACCCTGCAGGACTGGTATCTTCGCTATCAGTTGGCCAAGGCACCCGGCGTCGCCGAGGTGGCGAGCATCGGCGGCTTTGTCCAGCAATATCAGGTCACCGTCGATCCGATCAAACTCAGGAGCTACGGCATCCCACTGATGCGGGTCGCCGAGGTGATCCGCAATTCGAACCGCGATGTCGGCGGGCGCACGCTGGAGATGGCCGAGACCGAGTACATGGTGCGCGGTCGTGGCTATCTGCGCGGCAAGGACGACATTGCGAACCTTGTGCTCAAGGCGCAGAACGGCACGCCGGTGCGCGTCGCCGATATCGGCCGGGTCGAACTGGTGGCTGACGAGCGGCGCGGCATCACCGAGCTGAACGGTGAAGGTGAGGTGGTTTCGGGTATTGCCATGGCACGCTACGGCCAGAATGCGCTGGAGGTGATCGGCAATCTGAAGGCCAAGGTCGCCGAGATCAGCGCCGGCCTGCCCGAGGGCGTCAGCATCCAGACCGTTTATGACCGATCGGAACTGATCGAACGCGCCATTGCCACGCTCAAGCGTACGTTGGCCGAGGAAAGCCTGATCGTCGCGCTGGTTTGCATCGTCTTCCTGCTCCATCTGCGCTCGGCGCTGGTCGCCATCATCATGTTACCGGTCGGCATCCTTGCCGCCTTCATCGGCATGCGGGCGCTCGGCATCAACTCGAACATCATGAGTCTGGGCGGCATCGCCATTGCCGTCGGCGCCATGATCGATGCTGCCATCGTCATGATCGAGAACGCCCACAAGCATCTCGAGCGCCTGCAACCCGGCGAGTCGCGTAGTGACGCGATGATTGCCGCCTGCAAAGAGGTCGGCCCGGCGCTCTTCTTCAGTCTGCTCATCATCACCGTCTCCTTCCTCCCGGTATTCACGCTTGAAGCCCAGGAAGGCCGGCTGTTCGCCCCGCTGGCCTGGACCAAGACCTTCGCCATGGCCGCTGCCGCCTTCCTGTCGGTGACGCTGGTACCGGTGCTGATGCTGCTGTTCATTCGTGGCGACATCAAGCCGGAAGCCGAAAATCCGGTCAATCGCGCCCTCATCCGCGTCTATCGTCCGACCATCGCCGGCGTCATGCGCTGGAAGAAGACAACCATCCTAGCCGCCGTGCTCGCCATGGTCCTCACCCTCATCCCGGCCAGCCGGCTGGGCAGTGAATTCATGCCGACGCTTAACGAAGGTACGCTGTTCTACATGCCGACCACCCTGCCCGGTCTGTCGGTAACCAAGGCGGCCGAACTATTGCAGACGCAGGACAAGATCATCAAGAGCCTCCCGGAAGTCGCCTCGGTTTTCGGCAAGGCAGGTCGCGCCCAGACGGCGACTGACCCGGCGCCGATGGAAATGTTCGAGACAGTGATCAATCTCAAGCCGGAGAGTGAATGGCGGGCCGGCATGACCACCGACAAACTGATCGCCGAACTCGACAGGGCGCTGCAGTTCCCCGGCGTGGCCAACTCGTGGACGATGCCGATCAAGGCGCGTATCGACATGCTGTCCACCGGCATTCGCACCCCCATCGGGATCAAGGTCTTCGGCACCGATCTGGTTGAAATGGAACGGCTGGCCAAGGAAATTGAAACGGTGGTCAAGGCCGTCCCTGGCACCAGCAGCGCCTTTGCCGAACGGATTACCGGCGGCTTCTACCTCGATATCGTGCCCGACCGCGGCGCCCTGGCCCGCTATGGCCTGAGCGTTGGCGAAGTCATGGATGTCGTCGGCACGGCCCTCGGCGGCGAGATGGTCACCACCACCGTCGAAGGCCGCGAACGCTTCGGCGTCACCGTGCGCTACCCGCGCGATCTGCGCAGCGATCCGCAGGCCATCGCCCGCGAAGTCCTCGTCCCGGTGCCGGCCGAGATGGGTGCCCCGGCCACCATGGTGCCGCTCGGCCAGCTGGCCGACGTCAAGATCAGTACCGGCGCCCCGGCCATCCGCACCGAAAACGCCCTGCTCTCGGCTTACATCTACGTCGACATCCGCGACCGCGACATCGGTTCCTACGTTGCCGATGCCCGCCAGGCGGTCAATCAAAAGGTCAAATTCACACCCGGCACCTACGTCACGTGGAGTGGCCAGTTCGAGTACATGGAACGTGCCATCGCCAAGCTGAAAATCGTTGTGCCGGTCACCCTGCTCATCATCTTTCTGCTCCTTTACCTCAACTTCCGGCGCATCACCGAAACCCTGATCGTCATGCTCTCGGTGCCCTTCGCCCTGGTCGGTGGCATCTGGCTAATGTGGATTCTCGGCTACAACCTGTCGGTCGCCGCCGCCATCGGCTTCATCGCATTGGCCGGTGTGGCGGCCGAAACCGGCGTCATCATGCTGATCTATCTCGATCATGCCTGGACAGCGATCCAGCAAAAATGCGCCAGCGAAGGCCGCCAGCCACAGGCCACCGATCTTTATGCCGCAGTCATGGAAGGTGCCGTCGAACGCGTCCGACCCAAGATGATGACCGTCACCGCCATCATGGCCGGCCTGCTACCCATCCTGTGGGGCACCGGCACCGGCTCGGAAGTCATGAGCCGGATTGCCGCCCCCATGGTCGGCGGCATGATTTCCTCAACGGTACTGACGCTGGCTGTGATTCCGGCAATTTATGCGCTGCTCAAGCAGCGTCAACAGGGGCTCACCACCGCCTGA